Proteins encoded within one genomic window of Formosa agariphila KMM 3901:
- a CDS encoding SDR family NAD(P)-dependent oxidoreductase: MQAKSEGDVENKLSEKQIDECLSVLEQLNTNTNLIFDIPKEKRIALIKATGQFSRPSREEFAKRKKDAKKNAKRKKEVQDRVARKITGIRNARETPIFLAPKLLAAADISNKKTIELETPRNCYVCKTPFTKMHHFYDTMCTDCGDFNYAKRFQTADVNGQVAVITGSRLKIGYHITLMLLRGGATVVATTRFPIDSAIRFSKEDDFNTWKDRLHIHGLDLRHIPSVEIFCNYIEQKYERLDILINNAAQTVRRPAGFYAHLMEKEESDIETLPQAVQDMLSDHTNCLSELKSLTSGASSNKNMPVTWHGPEPGIGLRASAKLSQIPYSFDNSLVADEVFPEGELDADLQQVDLRKSNSWRLKLGAIETTEMIEVQLVNAVAPFVLCNRLSELMKKENTGQKHIINVTAMEGKFHRVFKESRHPHTNMAKAALNMLTHTASGELAKSGIFMNAVDTGWVTDEDPAELAKMKQEVYDFQPPLDIVDGAARVMDPLLDGINTGKHWCGKFLKDYRPIEW, encoded by the coding sequence ATGCAAGCAAAGAGTGAAGGAGACGTTGAGAATAAGTTGAGTGAAAAACAAATAGACGAGTGCTTGTCTGTTTTAGAACAATTAAATACCAATACCAACCTGATTTTCGATATTCCAAAGGAAAAAAGGATTGCTTTAATAAAAGCTACTGGGCAGTTTTCTAGACCGAGTCGCGAGGAGTTTGCTAAACGTAAGAAAGACGCAAAGAAGAACGCTAAGCGTAAAAAGGAAGTTCAAGATCGTGTGGCACGTAAAATTACTGGGATTAGAAATGCGCGAGAAACGCCTATATTTTTGGCTCCTAAATTATTAGCTGCTGCAGATATTAGTAATAAAAAAACCATAGAGTTAGAAACGCCACGCAACTGTTATGTGTGTAAAACACCGTTTACTAAAATGCATCACTTTTACGATACCATGTGTACCGATTGTGGCGATTTTAACTATGCGAAGCGTTTTCAAACTGCCGATGTAAATGGGCAAGTTGCTGTTATTACGGGGTCGCGATTAAAAATTGGATATCACATTACTTTAATGTTATTACGTGGTGGAGCAACAGTGGTGGCAACCACACGCTTTCCAATCGATTCTGCCATACGTTTTTCTAAAGAAGATGATTTTAACACTTGGAAAGACCGTTTACATATTCATGGTTTAGATTTACGACACATTCCTAGTGTTGAAATATTTTGTAACTATATCGAACAAAAATATGAGCGTTTAGATATTTTAATTAATAATGCCGCACAAACTGTAAGGCGTCCTGCTGGTTTCTACGCCCATTTAATGGAGAAAGAAGAGTCAGATATTGAAACTTTACCACAGGCTGTTCAGGATATGTTATCCGATCATACAAACTGTTTAAGTGAATTAAAATCACTAACCTCAGGAGCGTCATCTAATAAAAATATGCCCGTAACATGGCATGGACCAGAACCAGGAATCGGATTAAGAGCTTCTGCTAAACTGTCTCAAATACCGTATAGTTTTGATAACTCGTTGGTCGCAGACGAGGTTTTTCCTGAAGGTGAACTTGATGCCGATTTACAACAAGTCGATTTACGAAAATCCAATAGCTGGCGATTAAAATTAGGTGCAATAGAAACCACAGAAATGATAGAAGTACAGTTGGTAAATGCTGTAGCGCCATTCGTTCTATGTAATCGCTTATCCGAACTAATGAAAAAAGAAAACACAGGGCAAAAACATATTATTAATGTAACGGCTATGGAAGGGAAATTCCATCGTGTGTTTAAAGAATCGCGTCACCCTCATACCAATATGGCAAAAGCGGCTCTTAATATGTTAACACATACAGCTTCTGGAGAATTAGCTAAAAGTGGGATTTTTATGAATGCGGTAGATACGGGTTGGGTGACAGACGAAGACCCTGCCGAATTAGCAAAAATGAAACAAGAGGTTTACGACTTTCAGCCGCCTTTAGATATCGTAGATGGTGCTGCCCGTGTAATGGATCCTTTATTAGATGGTATTAATACAGGTAAACATTGGTGTGGAAAATTCCTTAAAGATTATAGGCCTATAGAGTGGTAG
- a CDS encoding SDR family oxidoreductase, with translation MENVLVVGATGTTGHKVVNHLKTSQDFEPIAMVRTAEQEQNFKAQNIRTVHGDLEQDVSHTVVEATHVIFAAGSGGKKVEAVDQDGAIKMIKASETGNIKKFIMLSSMGADNPKQSEKLQDYLQAKHNADVFLKDSKLNYTIVRPGTLNNNAGQGRIQLAKSLSKQGEISRDDVAQTLIQALRDHTTNTTTFEILEGETPIEEALQNIQ, from the coding sequence ATGGAAAACGTATTAGTAGTTGGTGCCACAGGCACCACTGGACATAAAGTAGTAAATCATTTAAAAACATCGCAAGATTTTGAACCTATTGCTATGGTAAGAACTGCCGAGCAAGAACAAAACTTTAAAGCACAAAATATTAGAACGGTTCACGGCGATTTAGAACAAGATGTTTCTCATACGGTTGTAGAAGCAACACATGTTATTTTCGCAGCAGGTTCTGGCGGTAAAAAAGTAGAAGCTGTAGACCAAGATGGGGCTATAAAAATGATTAAAGCTTCAGAAACCGGAAATATCAAGAAATTTATTATGTTAAGTTCTATGGGTGCAGACAACCCAAAACAGAGCGAAAAACTTCAAGACTATTTACAGGCAAAACACAATGCCGATGTCTTCTTAAAAGATTCTAAACTCAATTATACCATTGTAAGACCTGGTACACTTAATAATAACGCTGGGCAAGGCCGTATTCAATTGGCTAAATCCTTATCTAAACAAGGCGAGATTAGTCGCGATGATGTGGCACAAACACTTATTCAGGCTTTACGCGACCATACTACAAATACCACAACATTCGAAATTCTAGAAGGAGAAACTCCAATAGAAGAAGCCTTACAAAACATTCAATAA
- a CDS encoding peroxiredoxin-like family protein has protein sequence MIKPRTKTPDLTIDLVDGKTWTLSEQDPEHFTMIIVYRGKHCPVCKTYLKTLEKHMQDFKDKGVSVIAISANTKELATASVKEWDIPNVPVGYNFSIEEARTWGLFISEGIKDEPKVFVEPGLYLIRPDRTLYASSIQTMPFARPSLEDLLKSLDFVIDKDYPARGEA, from the coding sequence ATGATTAAACCAAGAACAAAAACACCCGATTTAACAATAGATTTAGTAGACGGAAAAACATGGACACTTAGTGAACAAGATCCAGAACATTTTACAATGATTATTGTGTACAGAGGAAAACATTGTCCTGTTTGTAAAACATATTTAAAAACCCTTGAAAAGCATATGCAAGACTTTAAAGATAAAGGGGTAAGTGTTATAGCCATTAGTGCGAATACTAAAGAATTGGCCACAGCTTCTGTAAAAGAATGGGACATTCCAAACGTACCTGTAGGTTATAATTTTTCTATTGAAGAAGCAAGAACATGGGGATTATTTATTTCTGAAGGAATAAAAGATGAACCTAAAGTGTTTGTTGAACCAGGATTATATTTAATCCGACCAGATAGAACGCTTTACGCATCATCAATTCAAACCATGCCATTTGCTAGACCAAGTTTAGAAGATTTATTAAAGTCATTAGACTTTGTTATAGATAAAGATTATCCGGCAAGAGGAGAAGCTTAA
- a CDS encoding NAD-dependent succinate-semialdehyde dehydrogenase, producing METQTKKDTFKTINPANGKTLSTYTYMDDSTVEKTIEHAHEAFLDWRFKSFEERAKIITAIGEELQNYKTELAELMTDEMGKLLTQSEQEVDTCTAICDYAATHAADILKNEKRELATGGTGIVTYSPTGIIYGIQPWNYPSYQVIRYAITNLMAGNSVLLKHASNVTGTAKLLESIFKTAGLPDGLFSVLVINHEQSDAIIKHKLVRGITLTGSPEAGKNIGEKAGAEIKKSVLELGSNDAYLILEDADIEKAVEESVKGRIYNNGETCIAAKRFIAVDAVYDTFKSAFVKAMSELKLGDPKAKDSELGPMARKDLREKLHEQLTESVDKGATVLCGGSPETGAGYYYPATVLENVKPGQPAYDDELFGPVAALIKAKDEEDAFRIANDSRFGLGGGIFSKDIERATQLAEKHFDTGMVFINSFGLAHPNMPFGGVKDSGFGREHGGFGMKEFVNIKSIVIQNAS from the coding sequence ATGGAAACTCAAACAAAAAAAGATACATTTAAAACTATAAATCCAGCAAACGGTAAGACGTTATCGACTTACACATATATGGATGATTCTACAGTAGAAAAAACAATAGAACACGCACATGAAGCATTTTTAGACTGGCGTTTTAAATCGTTCGAAGAGCGAGCTAAAATTATCACAGCCATTGGTGAAGAACTTCAGAATTACAAAACGGAACTTGCAGAACTCATGACCGACGAGATGGGAAAACTCCTCACTCAAAGTGAGCAGGAAGTAGACACGTGTACTGCAATTTGTGATTATGCTGCGACGCACGCTGCCGACATCTTAAAAAATGAAAAAAGAGAACTTGCCACTGGAGGCACAGGCATAGTAACCTACTCGCCTACAGGAATTATATATGGTATTCAGCCTTGGAATTATCCTTCTTATCAGGTAATTCGTTATGCTATTACCAATTTAATGGCAGGAAATAGTGTATTGCTAAAACACGCCTCTAACGTTACAGGAACAGCTAAATTATTAGAATCTATATTTAAGACGGCAGGATTACCAGACGGATTATTCTCTGTTTTAGTTATCAACCATGAGCAATCGGATGCTATTATTAAACATAAATTGGTACGTGGTATTACCTTAACAGGAAGTCCCGAAGCGGGTAAAAACATCGGAGAAAAAGCAGGTGCAGAAATTAAAAAATCGGTATTAGAATTAGGAAGTAACGATGCTTATTTAATTTTAGAAGATGCAGATATTGAAAAAGCTGTAGAAGAATCTGTAAAAGGTAGAATTTACAACAATGGTGAAACGTGTATTGCAGCAAAACGTTTTATAGCAGTTGATGCTGTCTACGATACATTTAAATCGGCATTTGTAAAAGCAATGTCCGAATTAAAACTTGGAGACCCAAAGGCAAAAGATTCTGAATTAGGACCTATGGCGCGTAAAGATTTACGTGAGAAATTACATGAACAACTGACTGAAAGTGTAGATAAAGGCGCAACAGTATTATGCGGCGGAAGTCCGGAAACTGGAGCGGGGTATTATTATCCAGCTACCGTTTTAGAAAATGTGAAACCTGGACAACCTGCTTACGATGACGAATTATTTGGACCTGTAGCAGCATTAATTAAGGCTAAAGATGAAGAAGATGCTTTTAGAATTGCTAACGATAGTCGCTTTGGACTTGGTGGTGGTATCTTCTCTAAAGATATTGAGCGTGCAACCCAATTGGCAGAAAAGCATTTTGACACCGGAATGGTGTTTATTAACTCTTTCGGACTTGCGCATCCTAACATGCCATTTGGAGGAGTAAAAGATTCAGGATTTGGTAGAGAGCATGGTGGTTTTGGAATGAAGGAATTTGTAAATATAAAATCTATTGTTATTCAAAACGCCTCATAG
- a CDS encoding adenylosuccinate synthetase, with protein MIHRCITLFAQLPLGTPNPDDNEPLDFSDPFNIVVFIILPIVAVILYMVWRKNRRK; from the coding sequence ATGATACACAGATGCATTACATTATTTGCTCAGTTACCATTAGGAACCCCTAATCCAGATGACAATGAACCTTTAGATTTTTCAGACCCATTTAATATTGTGGTTTTTATCATTTTACCTATCGTAGCCGTAATTCTTTATATGGTTTGGCGAAAAAACCGAAGAAAATAA